The proteins below come from a single Oryzomicrobium terrae genomic window:
- a CDS encoding aminoacyl-histidine dipeptidase, with product MNHSCPTAPFADLTPAPVWRHFATLCAIPRPSKHEAALRAHLAAWATERGLATEQDGAGNLLIRKAGSPGREDEAGVILQGHLDMVCQKNSGTDHDFHRDPIRPVRDGDWLVAPDTTLGADNGLGVALALAVLEAEGLSHPPLEVLLTVDEEAGMGGALGLQPGWLRGTRLINIDTEEWGHFYLGCAGGLDVNVDWTLPSNPAPAGWTAARIDLAGLRGGHSGIDIDKGRGNAIKLLVRLLRDLADAHPGAFRLTGLDGGTARNALAREASATLAANPASLADLQATLLEKAAVIGREYAGVEDRLSARLSTGAPDEAPSPVLSAAAQAALLAAFNAAPHGVARMSQSVAGVVETSNNLGVLTLAGGRARANFMVRSLVDSAALAHARAIADLFAPFVAAGPDCRVTTGDNYPGWRPNPESPLLALAQEVFAKEFPADNGGVAKVEVIHAGLECGIIGAAYPGLDMLSFGPTIRGAHAPGERVEVASVAKCWQLLTALLAALPPR from the coding sequence ATGAACCATTCCTGCCCCACCGCCCCCTTCGCCGACCTCACCCCCGCCCCCGTCTGGCGCCACTTCGCCACCCTGTGCGCCATTCCCCGGCCGTCCAAGCACGAGGCCGCCCTGCGCGCACATCTGGCGGCCTGGGCGACGGAGCGCGGGCTGGCCACGGAGCAGGACGGGGCCGGCAATCTGCTGATCCGCAAGGCCGGCAGCCCGGGGCGGGAGGATGAAGCCGGGGTGATCCTGCAAGGCCATCTGGACATGGTCTGCCAGAAGAACAGTGGCACCGACCACGACTTCCACCGCGACCCGATCCGCCCGGTACGGGACGGCGATTGGCTGGTGGCGCCGGACACCACCCTGGGGGCCGACAACGGCCTGGGCGTGGCCCTGGCCTTGGCGGTGCTAGAGGCGGAGGGCCTCTCCCACCCGCCCCTGGAGGTGCTGCTGACGGTGGACGAGGAAGCCGGCATGGGCGGCGCCCTGGGGCTGCAACCGGGCTGGCTGCGCGGCACCCGGCTGATCAACATCGACACCGAGGAATGGGGCCACTTCTACCTGGGCTGCGCCGGCGGGCTGGACGTGAATGTGGACTGGACGCTGCCCAGTAACCCCGCGCCGGCGGGCTGGACCGCGGCGCGCATCGACCTGGCCGGGCTGCGTGGCGGCCACTCGGGCATCGACATCGACAAGGGCCGGGGCAACGCCATCAAGCTGCTGGTGCGCCTGCTGCGCGACCTGGCGGACGCCCACCCGGGCGCCTTCCGCCTGACCGGCCTGGACGGCGGCACGGCGCGCAACGCCCTGGCGCGGGAAGCCTCGGCCACCCTCGCGGCAAACCCCGCGTCCCTGGCCGATCTTCAGGCCACCCTTCTGGAAAAGGCCGCCGTTATTGGCCGGGAATACGCAGGGGTTGAAGATCGTTTATCGGCGCGGCTTTCCACGGGGGCACCCGACGAGGCCCCCTCCCCCGTCCTCAGCGCCGCCGCCCAGGCCGCCCTGCTGGCGGCCTTCAACGCCGCGCCCCACGGCGTGGCGCGCATGAGCCAGAGCGTGGCCGGGGTGGTGGAAACCTCCAACAACCTGGGCGTGCTGACCCTGGCCGGGGGCCGCGCCCGGGCCAACTTCATGGTCCGCTCCCTGGTGGATTCGGCCGCCCTGGCCCACGCCCGGGCGATTGCCGACCTGTTCGCCCCCTTCGTTGCGGCGGGCCCGGACTGCCGCGTCACCACCGGCGACAACTACCCGGGCTGGCGGCCCAACCCGGAGTCGCCCCTGCTGGCCCTGGCGCAGGAGGTGTTCGCCAAGGAATTCCCCGCCGACAATGGCGGCGTGGCCAAGGTGGAGGTAATCCACGCCGGCCTGGAGTGCGGCATCATCGGCGCCGCCTACCCGGGGCTGGACATGCTCTCCTTCGGCCCCACCATCCGCGGCGCCCACGCCCCGGGGGAACGGGTCGAGGTAGCCAGCGTGGCCAAGTGCTGGCAGCTCCTCACCGCCCTGTTGGCGGCCCTGCCGCCGCGCTGA